The following coding sequences are from one Triticum dicoccoides isolate Atlit2015 ecotype Zavitan chromosome 4A, WEW_v2.0, whole genome shotgun sequence window:
- the LOC119287030 gene encoding tetratricopeptide repeat protein 38-like has product MAEGEVRRDMWGQEYRTASADCAAALDDYYAQTMSFGRGRGRAVLRAAAADPACALAALHAAHFVGPRDRAGAAAFLAAAADSLGKATEYERAVFRALSALLGEDRDTEVAIDRHFQLLKEFPRDLMSLKRAQLLCFYVGRPDTSLKFVQQVLPENQDRNYIYGMLAFPLLELGRMDEAEIAARKGLAINKNDFWSQHNMCHVFQQECRFREATEFMESCSPSWTSCSSFMFTHNWWHVAVCYLEAEAPISKVMEVYDQNIMKELDRSDCEPAEVYVNALGLLLRLYVRGEIGPAKEKLTPLLDELKNESIWHAEWLLDLLILWALSSMNEIKAAENLLDSLRSRVSSMDTKRQQVMHKAIQLADAVYKYGKGEHKAVFDTLGPDFDGLSYKMIGASDEQVDVFNEVWYTVLINAGETSTAIELLVKQISKRQGAPFLWRLLEKAYAVEGRGADASVAAEKANALQAAQFH; this is encoded by the exons ATGGCGGAGGGGGAGGTGAGGAGGGACATGTGGGGGCAGGAGTACCGCACGGCCTCCGCCGACTGCGCGGCGGCGCTGGACGACTACTACGCGCAGACCATGTCCTTCGGCCGCGGCCGGGGCCGCGCCGTGCTCCGcgcggccgccgccgaccccgcctgcGCACTCGCCGCGCTGCACGCCGCGCACTTCGTCGGCCCGCGCGACCGCGCCGGGGCcgccgccttcctcgccgccgccgccgacagcctC GGCAAGGCGACGGAGTACGAGCGGGCGGTGTTCCGCGCGCTCTCGGCGCTCCTCGGCGAGGACAGGGACACGGAGGTGGCCATCGACCGGCATTTCCAG CTGCTCAAGGAGTTCCCCAGGGATCTCATGTCCCTCAAGAGAGCGCAGCTCCTCTGCTTCTACGTCGGACGGCCGGACACATCCCTCAAATTTGTTCAACAA GTTTTGCCGGAGAACCAAGATCGGAACTATATATACGGCATGCTCGCTTTCCCTTTGCTAGAGCTCGGAAGGATGGACGAAGCTGAGATAGCTGCTCGGAAAGGCTTGGCTATAAACAAGAACGACTTCTGGTCACAGCATAAT ATGTGCCATGTTTTCCAGCAGGAATGTCGCTTCAGAGAAGCCACTGAATTCATGGAATCATGTTCTCCATCATGgacatcatgctcatcatttat GTTTACCCACAACTGGTGGCATGTGGCAGTCTGTTACTTGGAAGCCGAAGCCCCTATTAGTAAAGTTATGGAGGTATATGATCAAAACATCATGAAGGAACTCGATAGAAGTGATTGTGAGCCAGCGGAG GTGTACGTGAATGCTCTTGGTTTGCTACTCCGTTTATATGTGCGTGGTGAAATAGGTCCAGCCAAAGAGAAGCTAACACCATTGCTAGATGAACTTAAGAATGAG TCCATTTGGCATGCGGAATGGCTCCTCGATTTACTTATATTATGGGCATTATCAAGTATGAATGAAATTAAAGCAGCAGAAAATCTGCTGGACTCACTACGCTCAAG AGTCTCTTCAATGGACACGAAGAGACAGCAAGTGATGCACAAGGCAATTCAG CTAGCCGATGCTGTTTATAAATATGGAAAAGGAGAGCACAAGGCGGTGTTTGACACCCTGGGTCCAGACTTCGATGGGCTTAGCTATAAA ATGATTGGCGCATCAGATGAACAAGTGGACGTCTTCAATGAAGTTTGGTACACTGTCTTAATAAATGCTGGAGAGACGTCTACAG CAATTGAGCTGCTCGTCAAACAAATCAGCAAACGACAGGGCGCGCCTTTCCTGTGGCGCTTGCTG GAGAAAGCATACGCAGTGGAGGGCAGAGGCGCGGATGCTTCAGTGGCTGCCGAGAAGGCAAATGCTCTACAAGCTGCTCAGTTTCATTAG